One stretch of Janibacter limosus DNA includes these proteins:
- a CDS encoding PhoX family protein, with product MTPPRNDRTMLPLATGHRDGSRSAATCIWKCNDACSKPVPNTSDNEYFGDVVAASRRSVLKAGGAAAALAGLTTAAGAALAEPAAAAAASKPGPKAPFGFTGIDPVAAGTDKVVVPEGFQWAPIIAWGDPILAGAPAFDFDRQTAAAQAGQMGYNCDYVGVVRNGSANQAVLVVNNEYTNNDLMFHDYAGATSMTDDQVEITINAHGMTVVEMTRKNPNSKWVYTKGAPLNRRITAQTPFELVGPVRGHDLVKTSADPAGTTPVGTFGNCAGGTTPWGTILSGEENFNGYFTQPAAPGTDLAGQGAARYGLAGGSSAQHDWDRLDERFDLTKEPQEAHRHGWVVEVNPFDPSAAPRKLSALGRLKHEGANVVVASDGRVVAYMGDDERFDYMYKFISKGTYVEGDLANNLTLLEEGDLYVAKFSGDGSADGLHDGTGEWLPLVVDGQSTVEGMTLEEVLVFTRLAADKVGPTKMDRPEDVEVNLVNGRVYAALTNNSRRTPAQLDEANPRASNKHGQVLEITPSSGDHTVTGFDWKLVLVCGDPDDPETYFNGYDKSQVSPISCPDNVAFDSAGNLWIATDGNALGHCDGMYLMPLEGEHKGHLQQFLSVPAFSECCGPLVEWDDRVVFAAIQHPGEETGASTTNVLSRFPYQGNTQPRPAVIMVWPEAKGGPGKGSSKAASKGKSQSTATTGR from the coding sequence ATGACACCACCCCGCAACGACCGCACCATGCTCCCCCTCGCGACGGGTCACCGCGACGGCAGCCGCTCGGCCGCCACCTGCATCTGGAAGTGCAACGACGCCTGCAGCAAGCCGGTGCCCAACACCTCTGACAACGAGTACTTCGGCGACGTCGTCGCCGCCTCGCGCCGCTCCGTGCTCAAGGCCGGCGGCGCCGCCGCTGCGCTGGCCGGCCTCACGACCGCCGCCGGTGCCGCGCTCGCCGAGCCCGCGGCCGCCGCCGCCGCCTCGAAGCCCGGGCCCAAGGCCCCCTTCGGCTTCACCGGCATCGACCCCGTCGCCGCCGGCACGGACAAGGTCGTCGTCCCCGAGGGCTTCCAGTGGGCCCCGATCATCGCCTGGGGCGACCCGATCCTCGCGGGCGCGCCCGCCTTCGACTTCGACCGCCAGACCGCCGCCGCGCAGGCCGGTCAGATGGGCTACAACTGCGACTACGTCGGCGTCGTGCGCAACGGCAGCGCCAACCAGGCCGTGCTCGTCGTCAACAACGAGTACACCAACAACGACCTGATGTTCCACGACTACGCCGGTGCCACGTCGATGACCGACGACCAGGTCGAGATCACGATTAACGCGCACGGCATGACCGTCGTGGAGATGACCCGCAAGAACCCCAACAGCAAGTGGGTCTACACCAAGGGCGCCCCGCTCAACCGCCGGATCACCGCCCAGACCCCCTTCGAGCTCGTCGGGCCCGTCCGCGGGCACGACCTCGTCAAGACCTCCGCCGACCCCGCCGGCACCACCCCGGTCGGCACCTTCGGCAACTGCGCCGGGGGCACCACGCCGTGGGGCACGATCCTGTCGGGCGAGGAGAACTTCAACGGCTACTTCACGCAGCCGGCCGCGCCGGGCACGGACCTCGCCGGCCAGGGCGCTGCCCGCTACGGCCTCGCCGGCGGCAGCTCCGCCCAGCACGACTGGGACCGCCTCGACGAGCGCTTCGACCTGACCAAGGAGCCGCAGGAGGCCCACCGCCACGGCTGGGTCGTCGAGGTCAACCCCTTCGACCCGAGCGCCGCCCCGCGCAAGCTGTCCGCGCTCGGCCGCCTCAAGCACGAGGGCGCCAACGTCGTCGTCGCGTCCGACGGCCGGGTCGTCGCCTACATGGGTGACGACGAGCGCTTCGACTACATGTATAAGTTCATCTCCAAGGGGACCTACGTCGAGGGCGACCTCGCCAACAACCTCACCCTGCTCGAGGAGGGCGACCTCTACGTCGCCAAGTTCTCGGGTGACGGGTCGGCCGACGGCCTGCACGACGGCACCGGCGAGTGGCTGCCGCTCGTCGTCGACGGTCAGTCCACGGTCGAGGGCATGACCCTCGAGGAGGTCCTGGTCTTCACCCGTCTGGCCGCCGACAAGGTGGGCCCGACAAAGATGGACCGGCCCGAGGACGTCGAGGTCAACCTCGTCAACGGTCGCGTCTACGCCGCGCTCACCAACAACTCCAGGCGCACCCCGGCCCAGCTCGACGAGGCCAATCCCCGCGCCAGCAACAAGCACGGCCAGGTCCTGGAGATCACCCCCAGCTCCGGCGATCACACGGTGACCGGTTTCGACTGGAAGCTCGTCCTCGTCTGCGGCGACCCCGACGACCCCGAGACCTACTTCAACGGGTACGACAAGTCCCAGGTGAGCCCGATCTCCTGCCCCGACAACGTCGCCTTCGACTCGGCCGGCAACCTGTGGATCGCCACCGACGGCAACGCGCTCGGCCACTGCGACGGCATGTACCTCATGCCGCTCGAGGGCGAGCACAAGGGGCACCTCCAGCAGTTCCTCTCGGTGCCCGCGTTCTCCGAGTGCTGCGGCCCGCTCGTCGAGTGGGACGACCGGGTGGTCTTCGCCGCCATCCAGCACCCCGGTGAGGAGACCGGCGCCAGCACGACCAACGTGCTCAGCCGTTTCCCCTACCAGGGCAACACGCAGCCCCGGCCCGCGGTCATCATGGTCTGGCCCGAGGCGAAGGGCGGTCCGGGCAAGGGGTCGAGCAAGGCCGCGAGCAAGGGCAAGAGCCAGAGCACGGCCACGACCGGTCGCTGA
- a CDS encoding class F sortase: MPLPRRSGSSLAVTALVLALAACGSGEPTTPGGTSPSSSGAPTGPAASATTSTPRALTSTPRATASSSSSTNEPDPTVSVSSAKDSPQSAAARTAGLGAADATSPASNLSIPAVGLSTSLEAQGLRGGKVNPDPGQVIWFTGYDRVRPGATGTSVIAGHVISGGQPDSFAALEQLTKGDGVLLSYPGGATLRFEVTSTDIVDKDELTTSAQVWGANSDTRRVVLVTCDDQLGFRTDGHRKANFVAVAELPS, encoded by the coding sequence ATGCCCCTCCCCCGCCGGTCAGGCAGCAGCCTCGCGGTGACCGCCCTCGTCCTGGCGCTCGCCGCGTGCGGGTCCGGGGAGCCCACGACCCCGGGAGGGACCTCCCCTTCGTCCTCGGGGGCGCCGACCGGCCCGGCCGCGTCCGCCACGACCTCGACCCCCCGCGCCTTGACCTCGACCCCCCGCGCCACGGCCTCGTCGAGCAGCTCGACCAACGAGCCCGACCCCACCGTCTCGGTCTCCTCGGCCAAGGACTCGCCCCAGTCGGCTGCAGCCCGCACCGCGGGCCTCGGCGCCGCGGACGCCACGAGCCCCGCGAGCAACCTGAGCATCCCGGCCGTCGGGCTGTCCACCTCGCTCGAGGCGCAGGGTCTGCGGGGCGGCAAGGTCAACCCCGATCCCGGCCAGGTCATCTGGTTCACCGGGTACGACCGGGTGCGTCCCGGCGCCACGGGCACGAGCGTCATCGCCGGTCACGTCATCTCGGGCGGCCAGCCCGACTCCTTCGCCGCGCTCGAGCAGCTGACCAAGGGGGACGGCGTGCTGCTGTCCTACCCGGGCGGGGCCACGTTGCGCTTCGAGGTGACGAGCACCGACATCGTCGACAAGGACGAGCTGACCACCAGCGCGCAGGTCTGGGGCGCCAACTCCGACACCCGCCGGGTCGTGCTGGTGACCTGCGACGACCAGCTGGGCTTCCGCACCGACGGCCACCGCAAGGCCAACTTCGTCGCCGTCGCGGAACTGCCCTCCTGA
- the rarD gene encoding EamA family transporter RarD: MTPQRDARGVLAAWLAYGIWGLFPLYFHALRPAGATEILAHRVIWTFVLCVVVLLLRTELVALLRQLRGRLALGVGIAAYLIGINWFVYVYAVGIGQTNEAALGYFLNPIVTVGLGVLVLGERLRALQWVAVAIGALAAVYLTVAGGGLPWISLVLAMSFGGYGLTKKKLGATLPALQSLSAETIFLLPPALGLVWWLTARGDSTFTTDAPWHPLLLVSAGVITAIPLLLFAEAARRIPLVTIGLIQFITPVIQLVVSVTLLGEHVDPARWLGFAIVWVALVCLTVDSLRTARQRRRPAPDECASLEPVEPV; the protein is encoded by the coding sequence GTGACCCCTCAACGTGACGCCCGTGGCGTCCTCGCCGCGTGGCTGGCCTACGGCATCTGGGGGCTCTTCCCCTTGTACTTCCACGCCCTTCGCCCTGCCGGGGCCACGGAGATCCTGGCCCACCGGGTCATCTGGACCTTCGTCCTGTGCGTCGTCGTGCTGCTGCTGCGTACCGAGCTCGTGGCCCTGTTGCGTCAGCTGCGGGGGCGCCTGGCCCTGGGCGTCGGCATCGCCGCCTACCTCATCGGCATCAACTGGTTCGTCTACGTCTATGCCGTGGGGATCGGGCAGACCAACGAGGCCGCGCTCGGCTACTTCCTCAACCCGATCGTCACCGTCGGTCTGGGCGTGCTCGTCCTGGGTGAGCGGCTGCGCGCTCTGCAGTGGGTCGCCGTCGCGATCGGTGCCCTGGCCGCCGTCTACCTCACGGTCGCCGGAGGCGGCCTGCCGTGGATCTCGCTCGTCCTCGCGATGAGCTTCGGTGGCTACGGTCTGACCAAGAAGAAGCTCGGCGCGACACTGCCGGCCCTGCAGTCCTTGTCAGCGGAGACGATCTTCCTCCTGCCGCCCGCCCTGGGGCTCGTCTGGTGGCTGACGGCCAGGGGTGACTCGACCTTCACCACGGACGCCCCGTGGCACCCGCTGCTCCTCGTGTCGGCGGGCGTCATCACCGCGATCCCGCTGCTGCTCTTCGCCGAGGCCGCCCGCCGCATCCCGCTGGTGACGATCGGGCTCATCCAGTTCATCACCCCGGTCATCCAGCTGGTCGTCAGCGTCACCCTGCTCGGCGAGCACGTCGACCCGGCCCGCTGGCTCGGCTTCGCCATCGTGTGGGTCGCGCTGGTCTGCCTGACGGTCGACTCACTGCGCACGGCGCGGCAACGGCGACGCCCCGCTCCGGACGAGTGCGCGTCCTTGGAGCCGGTCGAGCCCGTCTGA
- a CDS encoding polyprenyl synthetase family protein, which translates to MTSSTPPVLALPQASEDLTSRLTAGLEQVEALIIERTRSEDDFITEASLHLTKAGGKRFRPMLTMLVAELGEGINEQVVAAAAGVELTHLASLYHDDVMDEADLRRGAPSANALYDNSTAILVGDLLFGTASDIIADLGADAVKIQAQTFIRLCSGQIRDDRPRPDGQDAREYYRGVLADKTGVLVATAARYGAMYGGCRPEVVAMATEYGEHLGVAFQLADDLIDISSDSDETGKTPGTDLREGKRTLPVLNALASSDPADAELQELLRSDLKEPERVERALELLRPHRAMADAREETLAVGRQAVDSLGSLPDSDAKTALIALMEGVVHRVG; encoded by the coding sequence TTGACCAGCTCGACCCCGCCGGTCCTCGCACTGCCCCAGGCGAGCGAGGACCTGACCTCGCGCCTGACTGCCGGTCTCGAGCAGGTGGAGGCGCTGATCATCGAGCGCACCCGCAGCGAGGACGACTTCATCACCGAGGCCAGCCTCCATCTGACCAAGGCGGGGGGCAAGCGGTTCCGGCCGATGCTCACGATGCTGGTCGCGGAGCTGGGCGAGGGGATCAACGAGCAGGTCGTGGCCGCCGCTGCCGGTGTCGAGCTGACCCACCTGGCCAGCCTCTACCACGACGACGTCATGGACGAGGCGGACCTGCGCCGCGGCGCCCCGAGCGCCAACGCGCTCTACGACAACTCGACCGCGATCCTCGTGGGCGACCTGCTCTTCGGCACGGCCTCGGACATCATCGCCGACCTCGGCGCCGACGCGGTCAAGATCCAGGCGCAGACCTTCATCCGGCTGTGCTCCGGTCAGATCCGCGACGACCGGCCCCGCCCCGACGGGCAGGACGCGCGCGAGTACTACCGCGGGGTGCTGGCCGACAAGACGGGCGTCCTCGTCGCCACCGCGGCTCGGTACGGCGCGATGTACGGCGGTTGCCGCCCCGAGGTCGTCGCGATGGCCACGGAGTACGGCGAGCACCTCGGTGTCGCCTTCCAGCTCGCCGACGACCTCATCGACATCTCCAGCGACTCCGACGAGACCGGCAAGACGCCCGGCACCGACCTGCGCGAGGGCAAGCGCACGCTGCCCGTGCTCAACGCCCTGGCGTCGAGCGACCCTGCCGACGCCGAGCTGCAGGAGCTGCTGCGCTCCGACCTCAAGGAGCCCGAGCGCGTCGAGCGCGCCCTGGAGCTGCTGCGCCCGCACCGGGCCATGGCCGACGCCCGCGAGGAGACCCTCGCCGTCGGTCGGCAGGCCGTCGACTCGCTCGGCTCGCTGCCCGACAGCGACGCCAAGACGGCGCTCATCGCCCTCATGGAGGGCGTCGTCCACCGCGTGGGCTGA
- the nuoN gene encoding NADH-quinone oxidoreductase subunit NuoN, protein MPPTVPAAFEAVDISYWALSPMIVLLVGAFVGVLVEAFVPRGTRHLAQVVVAVGSIVISLAAVVFVTGDEAGVTVGGTIAVDGPTRFMQGTLLVFGLLSLLVMADRLGGDTADALTPMGAASPGSELEAQAARKGWSTTEAFPLALFAIAGMLLFPAANDLLTMFVALELLSLPLYLMSGLARRRRLLSQEAALKYFLLGAFSSGFFLFGAALLYGYAGSIGLPEIAAAASTSTGEFEGLLLPGVVLVLVGVLFKVGAVPFHSWTPDVYQGAPTPITGFMAAGTKAAAFGALLRLMYVGLETTRWEWHMGVVVIAALTMVVGSVLSVTQTDIKRLLAYSSIAHAGFIIVALISFDRTGVEGVLFYVVAYGISTIAAFAIVNLVRERGAEATHLSQWAGLGRKHPWLAGSFSLLMLAFAGIPLTSGFTAKVAAFMPALEHGGLSGVVLVVIAVLMSGITAFVYIRLIVLMFFTEPSGEVTAAAPATLSLTVITVGVIVTIALGVFPGPLLELAEQSSVFITR, encoded by the coding sequence ATGCCCCCCACCGTCCCCGCGGCCTTCGAGGCCGTCGACATCAGCTACTGGGCGCTCTCGCCGATGATCGTGCTCCTCGTGGGTGCCTTCGTCGGCGTGCTCGTCGAGGCCTTCGTCCCGCGCGGCACGAGGCACCTCGCGCAGGTCGTCGTCGCGGTCGGCTCCATCGTGATCTCGCTGGCCGCGGTGGTCTTCGTGACCGGCGACGAGGCCGGCGTGACCGTGGGCGGCACGATCGCCGTCGACGGACCGACCCGCTTCATGCAGGGCACCCTGCTCGTCTTCGGCCTGCTGAGCCTGCTCGTCATGGCCGACCGGCTCGGCGGCGACACCGCCGATGCCCTCACCCCGATGGGTGCCGCCAGTCCGGGCTCCGAGCTCGAGGCCCAGGCGGCGCGCAAGGGCTGGTCCACGACCGAGGCCTTCCCGCTGGCGCTCTTTGCGATCGCCGGCATGCTGCTCTTCCCGGCGGCCAACGACCTGCTGACGATGTTCGTGGCGCTCGAGCTGCTCTCGCTGCCGCTGTACCTCATGTCGGGTCTGGCCCGTCGTCGTCGCCTGCTCTCGCAGGAGGCAGCGCTGAAGTACTTCCTCCTCGGCGCCTTCTCCTCCGGCTTCTTCCTCTTCGGCGCGGCCCTGCTCTACGGCTACGCCGGGTCGATCGGCCTGCCCGAGATCGCGGCCGCGGCGAGCACCTCGACCGGTGAGTTCGAGGGGCTGCTGCTCCCCGGGGTCGTCCTGGTCCTGGTCGGCGTGCTCTTCAAGGTCGGCGCCGTCCCCTTCCACTCGTGGACCCCCGACGTCTACCAGGGCGCTCCGACGCCGATCACCGGCTTCATGGCCGCGGGTACCAAGGCGGCAGCCTTCGGTGCGCTGCTGCGCCTGATGTACGTCGGTCTCGAGACCACCCGGTGGGAGTGGCACATGGGCGTCGTCGTCATCGCCGCCCTGACGATGGTCGTCGGCTCGGTCCTCTCGGTCACCCAGACCGACATCAAGCGGTTGCTCGCCTACAGCTCGATCGCGCACGCCGGCTTCATCATCGTCGCCCTGATCAGCTTCGACCGCACCGGTGTTGAGGGCGTTCTCTTCTACGTCGTCGCATACGGCATCAGCACGATCGCCGCCTTCGCCATCGTCAACCTCGTGCGAGAGCGTGGCGCCGAGGCGACCCACCTGTCCCAGTGGGCGGGCCTGGGGCGCAAGCACCCGTGGCTGGCCGGTTCCTTCTCGCTCCTCATGCTGGCCTTCGCGGGGATCCCGCTCACCTCCGGCTTCACCGCCAAGGTCGCGGCCTTCATGCCGGCCCTCGAGCACGGCGGCCTCTCGGGCGTCGTCCTGGTCGTCATCGCGGTCCTGATGTCGGGGATCACCGCCTTCGTCTACATCCGGCTCATCGTCCTGATGTTCTTCACCGAGCCGAGCGGCGAGGTCACCGCCGCGGCGCCGGCCACGCTGTCCCTGACTGTGATCACGGTGGGAGTCATCGTTACGATCGCCCTCGGTGTCTTCCCGGGCCCGCTGCTCGAGCTCGCCGAGCAGTCCAGCGTCTTCATCACGAGGTGA
- a CDS encoding NADH-quinone oxidoreductase subunit M: MDNMPWLTLLMVVPLVGSIAVAALPSRSSALARPIALGVSLLTLVIGVVAAATSFTRGSDQQFQMVEQHEWIPQLGVSYALGVDGIALSLILMALVLMPICLLAAWDDVPEGGSREKGYFALLLLLLPFMVGVFAATDVFLFYVFFEAMLVPVYFLIGMYGGERRRAAAVKFLLFSLVGGLIMLVGVIALYLQGPGGSDGFLLERLTGLDIGGTTERWLFLAFFIAFAIKAPMWPVHTWLPDAATAARPAVATLLVGVLDKVGTFGMIRFCLQLFPEASRWATPVVITLAVVSVLYGAILAIGQRDMMRLIAFTSISHFGFIVMGIFAFTSVSQAGSNLYMINHGFATAALFLIAGMLVARRGSKRIDDYGGWQRATPLLAGSFLVAGLATLSLPGLSTFVSEFLVIVGTWSRYPVATAFAVWGVVLAAIYILLMYKRIFTGPPPVVGTDEGGDPAESSDADREYLGVDIDEGRRPLRLTAPLRDLGLREKLVVAPILAVLIGLGFFPKPVLDTLGPAVERTLQIVGVSDTTPSVPADAGSTTGSDD; the protein is encoded by the coding sequence ATGGACAACATGCCCTGGCTCACCCTGCTCATGGTCGTGCCGCTCGTCGGCTCGATCGCGGTGGCGGCGCTCCCTTCGCGCAGCTCCGCCCTCGCCCGACCCATCGCGCTCGGCGTCTCCCTGCTCACGCTGGTCATCGGTGTCGTCGCCGCGGCGACGAGCTTCACCCGCGGCAGCGACCAGCAGTTCCAGATGGTCGAGCAGCACGAGTGGATCCCGCAGCTCGGCGTCAGCTACGCGCTGGGTGTCGACGGCATCGCGCTGTCGCTCATCCTCATGGCGCTGGTCCTCATGCCGATCTGCCTCCTGGCGGCGTGGGACGACGTGCCCGAGGGCGGCAGCCGGGAGAAGGGCTACTTCGCCCTCCTCCTGCTGCTCCTGCCCTTCATGGTCGGGGTCTTCGCGGCGACGGACGTCTTCCTCTTCTACGTCTTCTTCGAGGCCATGCTCGTCCCGGTCTACTTCCTCATCGGGATGTACGGCGGCGAGCGTCGCCGGGCGGCAGCCGTGAAGTTCCTGCTCTTCAGCCTCGTGGGCGGGCTGATCATGCTCGTCGGCGTCATCGCGCTGTACCTGCAGGGCCCGGGTGGCTCCGACGGCTTCCTCCTCGAGCGCCTCACGGGTCTCGACATCGGCGGTACCACCGAGCGCTGGCTCTTCCTCGCCTTCTTCATCGCCTTCGCGATCAAGGCGCCGATGTGGCCGGTCCACACCTGGCTGCCCGACGCCGCCACGGCAGCCCGCCCCGCGGTGGCCACGCTGCTCGTGGGCGTGCTCGACAAGGTCGGCACCTTCGGGATGATCCGCTTCTGCCTGCAGCTCTTCCCCGAGGCGAGCCGCTGGGCGACCCCGGTCGTCATCACCCTCGCGGTGGTCTCAGTCCTCTACGGCGCGATCCTGGCCATCGGCCAGCGGGACATGATGCGCCTGATTGCCTTCACCTCGATCAGCCACTTCGGCTTCATCGTCATGGGCATCTTCGCCTTCACCTCGGTCTCGCAGGCCGGCAGCAACCTCTACATGATCAACCACGGCTTCGCGACGGCCGCGCTCTTCCTCATCGCGGGCATGCTCGTCGCCCGGCGGGGGAGCAAGCGGATCGACGACTACGGCGGCTGGCAGCGGGCGACCCCGCTCCTCGCCGGCAGCTTCCTGGTCGCCGGCCTGGCGACGCTGTCGCTGCCCGGCCTGTCGACCTTCGTCTCCGAGTTCCTGGTCATCGTCGGCACCTGGTCGCGCTACCCCGTCGCGACGGCCTTCGCCGTCTGGGGCGTCGTCCTCGCCGCGATCTACATCCTGCTGATGTACAAGCGGATCTTCACCGGCCCGCCGCCCGTCGTGGGGACCGACGAGGGGGGGGACCCGGCCGAGTCGTCCGACGCCGACCGGGAGTACCTCGGCGTCGACATCGACGAGGGGCGTCGCCCCCTTCGCCTCACCGCGCCGCTGCGTGACCTCGGCCTTCGCGAAAAGCTCGTGGTCGCACCGATCCTCGCGGTCCTCATCGGTCTCGGCTTCTTCCCCAAGCCCGTCCTGGACACGCTGGGCCCCGCGGTCGAGCGCACCCTCCAGATCGTCGGAGTCTCCGACACCACCCCGTCGGTCCCGGCTGACGCAGGCTCGACCACAGGGAGTGACGACTGA